From the Arthrobacter sp. PM3 genome, one window contains:
- the nrdR gene encoding transcriptional regulator NrdR: protein MYCPFCRNPDSRVVDSRIADDGSAIRRRRQCPECGRRFTTVETTSLTVIKRSGVGEPFSRSKVINGVRKACQGRPVTEDDLAMLAQEVEEAIRGSGAAEIEAHEVGLAILEPLQRLDEVAYLRFASVYQAFESLEDFESAISLLRHEAETKGRDGKSPKKSPLQAPS from the coding sequence ATGTATTGCCCGTTCTGCCGGAACCCTGACTCGCGCGTGGTGGACAGCCGGATCGCCGACGACGGCTCGGCCATCCGCCGCCGCCGGCAGTGCCCCGAATGCGGCCGCCGGTTCACCACCGTGGAGACCACCAGCCTGACCGTCATCAAGCGTTCCGGCGTCGGCGAGCCTTTCAGCCGGAGCAAGGTCATCAACGGCGTCCGCAAGGCGTGCCAGGGACGTCCCGTCACAGAGGACGATCTCGCGATGCTGGCCCAGGAAGTCGAAGAGGCCATCCGGGGCTCCGGCGCGGCCGAAATAGAGGCCCACGAGGTCGGGCTGGCGATCCTTGAACCGCTGCAGCGCCTCGACGAGGTCGCCTACCTGCGCTTCGCCAGCGTGTACCAGGCCTTCGAATCGCTGGAGGATTTCGAATCCGCGATTTCCCTGCTGCGCCACGAGGCCGAGACCAAGGGCCGGGACGGCAAGAGCCCGAAGAAGAGCCCGCTCCAGGCGCCGTCGTAA
- a CDS encoding DivIVA domain-containing protein has product MALTPEDVVNKRFQPTKFREGYDQDEVDDFLDEIVVELRRLNQENDELRKKLAESGAGTPASSAAAAPVVEKVPAPVKAEKEDTAKAEAEAKAKAAAEAAKKKEAEQAAAKAAQAVEPARAAATPASESAAGLLAMAQQMHDKHVADGEQQRDKIIAEAQIEASSLVNDAQEKSRKILGALEQQRSVLERKVEQLRGFERDYRSRLKAYIEGQLRDLDARGSVAAPEVGEAS; this is encoded by the coding sequence ATGGCTTTGACGCCAGAAGACGTTGTCAACAAGCGCTTTCAGCCGACCAAGTTCCGCGAAGGCTACGACCAGGACGAGGTAGATGACTTCCTGGACGAGATCGTGGTGGAACTGCGGCGCCTGAACCAGGAGAACGACGAGCTGCGCAAGAAGCTCGCCGAATCCGGCGCCGGCACGCCTGCCAGCTCCGCAGCCGCCGCACCCGTGGTGGAAAAGGTCCCGGCGCCCGTCAAGGCCGAGAAGGAAGACACCGCCAAGGCCGAAGCCGAGGCGAAGGCAAAGGCAGCTGCAGAAGCCGCCAAGAAGAAGGAAGCCGAGCAGGCCGCCGCGAAGGCCGCCCAGGCTGTCGAGCCGGCGCGCGCCGCCGCCACCCCGGCTTCCGAGTCCGCCGCCGGCCTGCTGGCCATGGCCCAGCAGATGCACGACAAGCACGTCGCCGACGGCGAGCAGCAGCGCGACAAGATCATCGCTGAGGCCCAGATCGAGGCCAGCAGCCTCGTCAACGATGCGCAGGAAAAGTCCCGCAAGATCCTCGGTGCCCTCGAGCAGCAGCGCTCCGTCCTGGAACGCAAGGTCGAGCAGCTCCGCGGCTTCGAGCGCGACTACCGTTCGCGCCTCAAGGCCTACATCGAAGGCCAGCTCCGCGACCTCGACGCGCGCGGTTCCGTTGCCGCCCCCGAGGTCGGCGAAGCCAGCTAG
- the hisD gene encoding histidinol dehydrogenase: MSLTPDSPVTTIPAALDFRTVDVRGRRLSLAGLRAAVPRAQSGTVADAEDKVLEIISAVRTRGFGALRELALNFDGVEQTHPRVPAEALRAALAELDPAVRAALEESIRRARRFADAQRPANVDVELGDGAVVSQNWVPVARVGLYVPGGLAVYPSSVIMNVVPALAAGVESIALASPPQKDFGGLPHPTILAAACLLGIDEVYAIGGAQAIAAFAYGIPAADSDTLPGIDPVDVVTGPGNIFVATAKRLVKGVVGIDSEAGTTEIAILADSTANPALVAADLISQAEHDPKAASVLVTDSEALAAGVRAELARQAAATKHSARVREALSGPQSGVVLVEDLEQGIAACNAYAAEHLEIMTADAAGVAGRIRSAGAIFVGDYSPVSLGDYCAGSNHVLPTSGTAAFSSGLNVTTFLRAIQVVNYTRSALEQVSGHIVSLAGAEDLPAHGEAVTARFAGS, from the coding sequence GTGAGCCTAACTCCTGACAGTCCTGTGACCACGATTCCCGCCGCCCTCGACTTCCGCACGGTGGACGTGCGCGGCCGGCGTCTGTCCCTCGCCGGGCTCCGCGCCGCGGTGCCCCGGGCCCAGTCCGGCACCGTGGCCGACGCTGAGGACAAGGTCCTGGAAATCATCTCGGCCGTCCGTACCCGGGGCTTTGGCGCGCTCCGCGAGCTCGCCCTGAATTTCGACGGCGTCGAGCAGACCCACCCGCGTGTCCCGGCCGAGGCGCTGCGGGCGGCACTGGCCGAACTCGATCCTGCCGTGCGCGCGGCCTTGGAGGAGTCGATCCGCCGTGCCCGGCGTTTCGCCGACGCCCAGCGCCCGGCCAACGTCGACGTCGAACTCGGCGACGGCGCCGTCGTCAGCCAGAACTGGGTTCCGGTGGCGCGCGTGGGGCTTTACGTTCCCGGCGGCCTGGCCGTCTACCCCTCCTCGGTGATCATGAATGTGGTTCCCGCCCTGGCCGCCGGCGTCGAGTCCATCGCGCTGGCGTCCCCGCCGCAGAAGGACTTCGGCGGCCTCCCGCACCCGACGATCCTGGCCGCGGCGTGCCTGCTGGGGATCGACGAGGTCTACGCGATCGGCGGGGCACAGGCAATCGCCGCCTTCGCCTACGGCATCCCCGCCGCCGACTCCGACACCCTGCCCGGGATCGACCCCGTGGACGTCGTGACCGGCCCGGGCAACATCTTCGTGGCCACCGCCAAGCGTCTGGTCAAGGGTGTTGTGGGGATTGATTCCGAGGCCGGCACCACGGAGATCGCGATCCTCGCGGACTCCACCGCCAATCCGGCCCTGGTGGCCGCGGACCTCATCAGCCAGGCCGAGCACGACCCGAAGGCGGCGTCCGTCCTGGTCACCGACTCCGAAGCCCTCGCTGCCGGGGTCCGCGCCGAACTCGCACGCCAGGCGGCCGCCACCAAGCACTCCGCCCGCGTCCGCGAGGCCCTCTCCGGCCCGCAGTCCGGCGTCGTCCTGGTCGAGGACCTGGAGCAGGGCATCGCGGCCTGCAACGCCTACGCCGCCGAACACCTGGAGATCATGACCGCGGACGCCGCCGGGGTGGCCGGCCGGATCCGCAGCGCCGGCGCGATCTTCGTGGGGGACTACAGCCCCGTGAGCCTGGGCGACTACTGTGCCGGTTCCAACCACGTGCTGCCGACCAGCGGCACGGCCGCCTTCTCCTCCGGGCTGAATGTGACCACTTTCCTGCGCGCCATCCAGGTGGTCAACTACACCCGCTCCGCGCTGGAACAGGTCAGCGGACACATCGTCAGCCTCGCCGGCGCTGAGGACCTGCCGGCCCACGGCGAGGCCGTCACTGCCCGGTTCGCCGGGAGCTAA
- a CDS encoding YggS family pyridoxal phosphate-dependent enzyme, whose amino-acid sequence MNKPVDGGDANLADDTGQNPGGPLDGPRLAQLEANLTAVRRRIDAAAAAAGRQAAPPHLIVVTKFHPAQDVRRLASLGVTDVGENRDQEASDKAAQLADLALRWHFIGQLQSNKAKSVVRYAGAVHSVDRAGLAAALAKAMAVESDRTGRPPLDCFIQVSLADNAGSVAAAHRGGAAPDEVPALADQLAGAVGLRLAGVMAVAPLGVDPATAFEKLAGISGQLRAQFPDATGISAGMSQDLEQAVRFGATHLRIGSDILGPRPALR is encoded by the coding sequence ATGAATAAGCCGGTTGATGGCGGGGACGCAAACCTGGCCGACGATACGGGACAGAACCCTGGCGGCCCGCTGGACGGCCCCCGCCTGGCACAGCTTGAGGCAAACCTCACAGCCGTGCGCCGCAGGATCGACGCCGCGGCGGCCGCGGCCGGCCGGCAGGCGGCACCGCCCCACCTGATCGTCGTCACCAAATTCCACCCCGCGCAGGACGTCCGGCGGCTCGCCTCACTGGGCGTCACCGACGTCGGGGAAAACCGGGACCAGGAGGCCTCGGACAAGGCGGCGCAGCTGGCAGACCTTGCACTGCGCTGGCACTTCATCGGCCAGCTCCAAAGCAACAAGGCCAAGTCGGTGGTCAGGTACGCGGGGGCCGTGCACTCCGTGGACCGCGCCGGCCTGGCCGCAGCCCTCGCCAAGGCCATGGCCGTGGAAAGCGACCGGACCGGCCGCCCCCCGCTGGACTGCTTCATCCAGGTCAGCCTGGCCGACAACGCCGGAAGCGTGGCGGCGGCGCACCGCGGCGGAGCAGCCCCCGACGAGGTTCCCGCCCTGGCCGACCAGCTGGCCGGCGCCGTCGGGCTGCGGCTCGCGGGCGTCATGGCCGTTGCGCCCCTCGGGGTCGATCCGGCGACCGCGTTCGAGAAGCTGGCAGGCATTTCCGGGCAGCTGCGCGCACAATTTCCGGACGCCACGGGAATCTCCGCCGGCATGAGCCAGGACCTGGAACAGGCCGTCCGGTTCGGGGCGACACACCTCCGCATTGGCTCCGATATTCTCGGTCCGCGTCCGGCACTGCGGTAA
- a CDS encoding YggT family protein, whose protein sequence is MGIVFGLVYIALLLFFVALIIRLVFDWVQMFARSWRPRGMALVAAHTVYSVTDKPLKLLRRLIPPLRLGGVSLDIGFLLLFVAVSVAMWIVKGLVYSQPISA, encoded by the coding sequence ATGGGAATTGTTTTTGGGCTCGTCTATATCGCACTGTTGCTCTTTTTCGTGGCACTGATCATCCGCCTGGTCTTCGACTGGGTGCAGATGTTCGCCCGGAGCTGGCGGCCGCGCGGGATGGCGCTCGTGGCGGCCCACACTGTGTATTCGGTCACGGACAAGCCCCTCAAGCTGCTCCGCCGGCTCATTCCGCCGCTGCGGCTGGGCGGAGTCTCGCTCGACATCGGCTTCCTTCTCCTCTTCGTGGCCGTGAGCGTGGCGATGTGGATCGTCAAAGGCCTGGTGTACTCCCAGCCGATCAGCGCATAA
- a CDS encoding RluA family pseudouridine synthase, with protein sequence MDISRSQAAALIAEGNVSSGAGPVGKSLKLAAGTVLDVVVPDRRDPLEIVEEEVEGLKILLDDDEFVVIDKPVGVAAHPSPGWVGPTVVGGLAGLGYRISTSGAPERAGIVHRLDVGTSGVMVVAKTENAYTVLKRAFKERTVDKVYHAVVQGLPDPLAGTIDAPIGRHPGHDWRFAVVEDGRDSVTHYEVLEAFGKASLVEVHLETGRTHQIRVHFSALRHPCAGDLTYGADPRLAATLGLTRQWLHARELSFDHPRTGERVTVTSEYPQDLQYALEVLESGKA encoded by the coding sequence ATGGACATCTCCCGCTCCCAGGCCGCCGCCCTGATCGCGGAAGGCAATGTCAGCAGCGGCGCCGGGCCGGTCGGCAAATCGCTCAAGCTGGCAGCCGGCACCGTGCTGGACGTCGTGGTGCCGGATCGCCGGGACCCCCTGGAAATCGTGGAGGAAGAAGTGGAAGGGCTCAAGATCCTGCTGGACGATGACGAGTTCGTGGTCATCGACAAACCGGTCGGCGTTGCAGCCCACCCCTCGCCCGGCTGGGTCGGACCCACGGTAGTGGGCGGCCTCGCCGGGCTCGGGTACCGGATTTCGACGTCGGGTGCCCCGGAACGTGCCGGGATCGTCCACCGGCTCGACGTCGGCACGTCCGGGGTCATGGTGGTCGCCAAGACCGAGAACGCCTACACCGTGCTGAAACGCGCCTTCAAGGAGCGCACGGTGGACAAGGTGTACCACGCCGTCGTGCAGGGTCTTCCGGATCCGCTCGCCGGCACAATCGACGCGCCCATCGGCCGGCACCCGGGCCATGACTGGCGGTTCGCCGTCGTCGAGGACGGTCGCGACTCGGTCACCCACTACGAGGTCCTGGAAGCGTTCGGCAAGGCCTCGCTGGTGGAGGTGCACCTGGAAACGGGCCGCACGCACCAGATCCGCGTGCACTTTTCCGCGCTGCGACACCCCTGCGCCGGTGACCTCACTTACGGCGCGGACCCGCGGCTGGCCGCCACCCTGGGGCTGACCCGGCAATGGCTGCACGCCCGCGAACTGTCCTTCGACCACCCGCGGACCGGGGAACGGGTCACCGTCACCAGCGAGTACCCGCAGGACCTGCAGTACGCCCTCGAGGTGCTGGAGTCCGGGAAAGCCTGA
- a CDS encoding polyphenol oxidase family protein gives MFSWRAEVRPGVWVAFTDAGAGNLALHVGDDPAAVRRRRAELEAAAGLGGRSFQYMNQVHGSDVAIVGPANPGAASPTADAMVSLTEPLAVMVADCVPVVLVGDVPEGAPVLGVVHAGRPGVAAGVVPAAVASLRGLGADRVSAWIGPSICGRCYEVPEDLRADVAAAVPATWCSTSAGTPGLDLPAGVRSQLEAEGVAVEHSAGCTLEDETLFSYRRNSRTGRFAGLVWTDAAPEKTVHGHE, from the coding sequence TTGTTTTCCTGGCGGGCTGAAGTCCGGCCCGGCGTGTGGGTGGCCTTCACCGACGCCGGCGCCGGAAACCTGGCACTCCATGTGGGCGACGACCCGGCGGCGGTCCGCCGCCGGCGCGCGGAGCTCGAAGCAGCCGCGGGCCTTGGCGGGCGCTCCTTCCAGTACATGAACCAGGTCCACGGCAGCGACGTCGCCATCGTCGGCCCGGCAAACCCCGGCGCGGCTTCCCCGACCGCCGATGCCATGGTTTCCCTGACCGAGCCGCTGGCCGTCATGGTGGCGGACTGCGTGCCGGTGGTGCTGGTGGGCGACGTCCCGGAGGGAGCCCCCGTCCTCGGCGTCGTCCACGCCGGACGGCCGGGCGTGGCCGCCGGTGTCGTCCCGGCCGCCGTTGCCAGCCTGCGCGGGCTCGGTGCGGACCGGGTCAGCGCCTGGATCGGGCCTTCAATCTGCGGACGCTGCTATGAAGTCCCCGAAGACCTGCGCGCCGACGTCGCCGCCGCCGTTCCCGCCACGTGGTGCAGCACCTCCGCCGGCACCCCGGGACTGGACCTGCCGGCCGGCGTCCGGAGCCAGCTGGAGGCAGAAGGGGTCGCGGTGGAACACTCCGCCGGCTGCACCCTCGAGGACGAGACGCTGTTCTCCTACCGGCGCAACAGCCGTACGGGCCGCTTCGCCGGCCTCGTATGGACGGACGCCGCCCCTGAAAAGACGGTGCACGGCCATGAATAA
- the dnaE gene encoding DNA polymerase III subunit alpha, producing MTSSNDSFVHLHNHTEYSMLDGAARLGELFDETERLGMPALATTDHGYLFGAFDFWKRATDKGIRPIIGVEAYVTPGTARGDKSRVRWGEEHQRKDDISGGGSYTHMTLLSYNNTGMRNLFRASSIASLDSVFGKWPRLDRELLNTYSEGLIATTGCPSGEVQTRLRLGQYREALEAAAEFRDIFGAENYFCELMDHGLDIERRVTGDLLRLAKELNLPLVATNDLHYTHEHDAKAHEALLAIQSGSTLLEPTYDNGGSRFAFSGSGYYLKSPQEMRELFRDHPDACDNTLLIAERCEVSFNTGANYMPRFPCPEGEDETSWLVKEVDKGLHYRYPQGIPDKVRKQADYELEVITSMGFPGYFLVVADFINWAKNNGIRVGPGRGSGAGSMVAYAMRITDLDPLHHGLIFERFLNPDRVSMPDFDVDFDDRRRSEVIDYVTRKYGDERVAMIVTYGTIKTKQALKDSSRVLGYPFSMGEQLTKALPPAVMAKDIPLADIQNPQAKRYGEAGDFRQLIATDPEAAKVFETALGIEGLKRQWGVHAAGVIMSSDPIIDVIPIMRRFQDGQVITQFDYPTSEGLGLIKMDFLGLRNLTIISDALENIKMNRGVDLDLETLALDDAASYELLARGDTLGVFQLDGGPMRSLLKLMKPDNFEDISAVLALYRPGPMGANAHTDYALRKNKIQDVIPIHPELEEPLKEILGGTFGLIVYQEQVMAVAQKLAGYSLGQADILRRAMGKKKKSELDKQFEGFSQGMQDNGYSMEAVKTLWDILLPFSDYAFNKAHSAAYGVISYWTAYLKAHYAPEYMAALLTSVGDDKDKSAIYLNECRRMGITVLPPDVNESALNFTPVGNDIRFGMGAIRNVGVNAVEAMVAAREKEGAYTSFKDYLMKVPAVVCNKRTIESLIKAGAFDSLGHHRRALAMVHEEAIDSVITLKRNEAIGQFDLFAGFEDQEPEASLSTEIPDLPEWEKKDKLAFERDMLGLYVSDHPLQGLEGLLSQHADRSITSIIAEDGPQDGAIVTIAGMITSLSRRIAKASGNAYARAEIEDLAGSMEVMFFGQVYGPIASVLAEDLIVVVKGRLQRRDDGAVTLNCMELSVPDLSDSQNGPVVITLATHKATEAVVTELGDVLRTHRGNSEVRLHLQGDTRVEVMALPVHLRVNPNPSLFGDLKVLLGPTCLDN from the coding sequence GTGACTTCCAGCAACGACTCGTTTGTCCATCTCCACAACCACACCGAGTACTCGATGCTGGACGGCGCCGCCCGGCTCGGTGAACTGTTCGACGAAACCGAGCGGCTGGGCATGCCCGCCCTCGCCACGACGGACCACGGCTACCTGTTCGGGGCCTTCGACTTCTGGAAGCGGGCAACGGACAAGGGCATCCGGCCGATCATCGGCGTCGAGGCCTACGTGACCCCCGGGACCGCCCGCGGGGACAAGAGCCGCGTGCGGTGGGGCGAGGAACACCAGCGCAAGGACGACATCTCCGGCGGTGGCTCCTACACCCACATGACCCTGCTCAGCTACAACAACACGGGCATGCGGAACCTCTTCCGGGCCTCCTCGATCGCCTCCCTCGACTCGGTCTTCGGCAAGTGGCCCCGGCTGGACCGGGAACTGCTGAACACCTACTCGGAAGGCCTGATCGCCACCACAGGGTGCCCCTCCGGCGAAGTCCAGACCAGGCTCCGGCTCGGGCAGTACCGCGAGGCCCTGGAGGCCGCAGCCGAGTTCCGCGACATCTTCGGCGCCGAAAACTACTTCTGCGAACTCATGGACCACGGCCTGGACATCGAGCGGCGCGTCACCGGCGACCTCCTCCGCCTGGCGAAGGAACTGAACCTGCCGCTGGTGGCCACCAACGACCTCCACTACACGCACGAGCACGACGCGAAGGCCCACGAAGCCCTGCTGGCCATCCAGTCCGGCTCCACCCTCCTGGAGCCGACTTACGACAACGGCGGATCCCGCTTCGCCTTCTCCGGCAGCGGCTACTACCTGAAGTCGCCGCAGGAAATGCGGGAACTGTTCCGCGACCACCCGGACGCCTGCGACAACACGCTCCTGATCGCCGAACGCTGCGAAGTCTCGTTCAACACCGGCGCCAACTACATGCCGCGCTTCCCCTGCCCGGAGGGCGAGGACGAAACGTCCTGGCTGGTCAAGGAAGTCGACAAGGGGCTCCACTACCGCTATCCCCAGGGCATCCCGGACAAGGTCCGCAAGCAGGCCGACTACGAGCTGGAAGTCATCACCTCCATGGGCTTCCCGGGCTACTTCCTCGTGGTGGCCGACTTCATCAACTGGGCCAAGAACAACGGCATCCGCGTCGGTCCCGGCCGCGGTTCCGGCGCCGGCTCCATGGTCGCGTACGCCATGCGCATCACCGACCTCGACCCGCTGCACCACGGCCTGATCTTCGAACGCTTCCTCAACCCGGACCGCGTCTCGATGCCTGACTTCGACGTCGACTTCGATGACCGGCGCCGCTCCGAAGTGATCGACTACGTCACGCGCAAGTACGGCGACGAACGCGTGGCGATGATCGTCACCTACGGCACCATCAAGACCAAGCAGGCGCTCAAGGACTCCTCGCGCGTGCTGGGCTATCCGTTCAGCATGGGCGAGCAGCTGACCAAGGCGCTGCCGCCGGCCGTGATGGCCAAGGACATTCCGCTCGCGGACATCCAGAACCCGCAGGCCAAGCGCTACGGCGAGGCCGGGGACTTCCGGCAGCTGATCGCCACCGACCCGGAAGCGGCGAAAGTCTTCGAGACCGCGCTGGGCATCGAGGGGCTGAAGCGCCAGTGGGGCGTCCACGCCGCCGGTGTCATCATGTCCTCGGACCCCATCATCGACGTCATCCCGATCATGCGCCGCTTCCAGGACGGGCAGGTCATCACCCAGTTCGACTACCCGACGTCCGAGGGCCTTGGCCTGATCAAGATGGACTTCCTGGGCCTGCGGAACCTGACGATCATTTCCGATGCCCTGGAGAACATCAAGATGAACCGGGGCGTGGACCTCGACCTCGAAACCCTGGCACTGGACGACGCCGCCTCCTACGAACTGCTGGCCCGCGGCGACACCCTGGGCGTCTTCCAGCTCGACGGCGGGCCCATGCGGTCCCTGCTGAAGCTGATGAAGCCTGACAACTTCGAAGACATCTCCGCCGTGCTGGCCCTCTACCGGCCCGGCCCCATGGGCGCGAACGCGCACACCGACTACGCCCTGCGCAAGAACAAGATCCAGGACGTCATCCCGATCCACCCGGAGCTCGAGGAACCGCTGAAGGAGATCCTCGGCGGGACGTTCGGCCTGATCGTCTACCAGGAGCAGGTCATGGCCGTGGCGCAGAAGCTGGCCGGCTACTCGCTGGGCCAGGCGGACATCCTGCGCCGCGCGATGGGCAAAAAGAAGAAATCCGAGCTCGACAAACAGTTCGAGGGCTTCTCCCAGGGCATGCAGGACAACGGCTACTCCATGGAAGCCGTCAAGACCCTCTGGGACATTCTGCTGCCCTTCTCCGACTACGCCTTCAACAAGGCGCACTCGGCCGCCTACGGCGTCATCTCCTACTGGACGGCCTACCTGAAGGCGCACTACGCGCCGGAGTACATGGCCGCGCTGCTCACCTCCGTGGGCGACGACAAGGACAAGTCGGCCATCTACCTCAACGAATGCCGGCGCATGGGCATCACGGTGCTCCCGCCGGACGTCAATGAGTCGGCCCTGAACTTCACGCCGGTGGGCAACGATATCCGCTTCGGCATGGGGGCAATCCGCAACGTCGGGGTCAACGCCGTGGAAGCCATGGTCGCGGCGCGTGAAAAGGAAGGCGCGTACACCTCGTTCAAGGACTACCTCATGAAGGTCCCCGCGGTGGTCTGCAACAAGCGCACCATCGAATCCCTGATCAAGGCCGGCGCGTTCGACTCCCTGGGCCATCACCGCCGCGCCCTGGCCATGGTCCACGAGGAAGCGATCGACTCCGTGATCACCCTCAAACGCAACGAGGCGATCGGCCAGTTCGACCTCTTCGCCGGCTTCGAGGACCAGGAACCCGAAGCCTCGCTCAGCACCGAGATCCCGGACCTGCCCGAATGGGAGAAAAAGGACAAGCTGGCGTTCGAGCGCGACATGCTCGGCCTTTACGTCTCCGACCACCCCTTGCAGGGCCTGGAGGGGCTCCTCAGCCAGCACGCCGACCGCTCGATCACCTCGATCATCGCCGAGGACGGCCCGCAGGACGGCGCCATCGTGACCATCGCGGGCATGATCACCTCGCTCAGCCGCCGGATCGCGAAGGCCAGCGGCAACGCCTACGCCCGAGCCGAAATCGAGGACCTTGCCGGCTCAATGGAAGTCATGTTCTTCGGCCAGGTTTACGGCCCCATCGCCTCGGTGCTGGCCGAAGACCTGATCGTGGTGGTCAAGGGCCGCCTGCAACGGCGCGACGACGGTGCCGTCACCTTGAACTGCATGGAACTTTCCGTGCCGGACCTCAGCGACAGCCAGAACGGACCCGTGGTGATCACCTTGGCGACCCACAAGGCCACCGAGGCCGTGGTCACCGAGCTCGGCGACGTGCTGCGCACCCACCGCGGCAACTCCGAGGTCCGGCTGCACCTGCAAGGCGACACCCGGGTGGAGGTCATGGCCCTGCCGGTGCACCTGCGCGTCAACCCGAACCCGTCCCTGTTCGGGGACCTGAAGGTCCTGCTCGGCCCGACCTGCCTGGACAACTAG
- a CDS encoding cell division protein SepF, which translates to MAGALRKTMIYLGLADGDEHYESEHPTPHKDEDESMEQDREERRAPAPVREVPREEPHAAEEEYRAPVTPIKRAASSREETTGLRQITTIHPRSYNDAKLIGESFRDGIPVIMNVTDMGEADAKRLVDFSAGLVFGLRGSIERVTNKVFLLSPSYIEVIGDDKKASETQASFFNQS; encoded by the coding sequence ATGGCTGGCGCTCTGCGCAAGACAATGATCTATCTTGGGCTCGCCGACGGCGACGAACACTATGAGTCTGAGCACCCCACACCGCACAAGGATGAGGACGAATCCATGGAGCAGGACCGCGAGGAACGACGTGCGCCGGCGCCCGTCCGCGAAGTCCCCCGGGAAGAGCCTCACGCCGCTGAAGAGGAATACCGCGCACCCGTGACACCCATCAAGCGTGCGGCATCGAGCCGCGAAGAGACCACCGGACTCCGGCAGATCACCACGATCCATCCGCGGTCCTACAACGACGCCAAGCTCATCGGCGAAAGCTTCCGCGACGGCATCCCGGTCATCATGAACGTCACCGACATGGGCGAGGCCGACGCCAAGCGCCTCGTGGACTTCTCCGCAGGCCTTGTCTTCGGCCTCCGCGGGAGCATCGAACGGGTGACGAACAAGGTGTTCCTGCTCTCGCCGTCGTACATCGAAGTCATCGGCGACGACAAGAAGGCCAGCGAGACACAGGCAAGTTTCTTCAACCAAAGCTAA
- a CDS encoding flavin reductase family protein, with protein sequence MFRRHAAGVAIITANHDGLPFGFTATSVASLSAKPPRFTFNMARTSRSWPAVANTSYIGVHMLGLENQDLAERFARAGNRFDGDHWELGPHDVPVLKGVTGWLIGKVQMRLSFENNAVVVVEVVEGQVGDDGAPLLYHSGAYGQPVPLDYEI encoded by the coding sequence ATGTTCCGCCGGCACGCAGCAGGGGTGGCCATCATCACGGCCAACCACGACGGCCTGCCCTTCGGGTTCACGGCCACCTCGGTGGCCTCGCTCTCGGCCAAACCGCCGCGCTTCACGTTCAACATGGCCCGGACCTCGCGATCCTGGCCGGCCGTGGCCAACACGAGCTACATCGGGGTGCACATGCTGGGCCTGGAGAACCAGGACCTCGCCGAGCGCTTCGCCCGGGCCGGCAACCGGTTCGACGGCGACCACTGGGAGCTTGGGCCCCACGATGTTCCCGTGCTCAAGGGCGTGACCGGCTGGCTGATCGGCAAGGTCCAGATGCGGCTCTCGTTCGAGAACAACGCGGTTGTCGTGGTCGAAGTCGTGGAGGGCCAGGTCGGCGACGACGGCGCTCCCCTGCTCTACCACTCCGGGGCCTACGGCCAGCCGGTGCCGCTCGACTACGAAATCTAG
- the lspA gene encoding signal peptidase II, whose protein sequence is MTDAPSPDATQPAEPAPPVQPRPRRASLFILFAAFAVFAYGFDQLTKLWVTSTMTEGERIPVIPPLLHWFYIRNSGAAFSIGENVTWVFTIIMAAVSVAILVQLRRLGSFWWALALGLLLGGALGNLTDRLFREPSFAMGHVVDFIQLPNFAIFNIADSAVVSAVVIICLLTLRGIALDGSHHTKDTVAKDV, encoded by the coding sequence ATGACTGACGCACCCTCACCAGACGCCACCCAGCCTGCCGAGCCGGCGCCGCCCGTGCAGCCCCGGCCGCGCCGGGCGTCGCTGTTCATCCTGTTCGCTGCCTTCGCGGTCTTCGCTTACGGGTTCGACCAGCTGACCAAGCTCTGGGTCACGAGCACCATGACCGAGGGCGAACGGATTCCCGTGATTCCGCCGCTGCTGCACTGGTTCTACATCCGCAACTCCGGAGCGGCCTTCTCGATCGGCGAGAACGTCACCTGGGTGTTCACGATCATCATGGCGGCGGTGTCCGTCGCGATCCTGGTCCAGTTGCGCAGGCTCGGGTCCTTCTGGTGGGCGCTGGCGCTCGGGCTGCTGCTGGGCGGCGCCCTGGGCAACCTGACGGACCGGCTGTTCCGGGAGCCGTCCTTCGCCATGGGCCACGTGGTTGACTTCATCCAGCTGCCGAACTTCGCCATCTTCAACATCGCCGACTCCGCGGTCGTCTCGGCCGTGGTGATCATCTGCCTGCTGACACTGCGCGGGATTGCGCTGGACGGCTCGCACCACACGAAGGACACGGTGGCCAAGGATGTCTGA